A single genomic interval of Vibrio gallicus harbors:
- the fieF gene encoding CDF family cation-efflux transporter FieF (FieF, a metal efflux transporter, is a member of the CDF (cation diffusion facilitator) family of transporters.), with protein MKPEYKKLVTTAAWAATIVASLLLVVKIMAWWKTGSVSLLASLIDSLLDIAASTVNLLVLRYALQPADSEHTFGHGKAESLAALAQAMFISGSAFFLILNGVDRFFRPEALKQPEMGIYVSLFAIAVTFVLVQFQKYVVAKTGSQAIAADSLHYQSDLYMNMAILLAIGLSMYGLGQADAVFAIGIGVFILVSAFKMVHTAIQTLLDRQLPEEELQQIREAVNAVEGVEGVEGMHQLRTRMSGPTRFIQLHLELDDHLPLIEAHRIADMVEDKLEECFPGSDVFVHQDPASLLNDKELHQKQQPW; from the coding sequence ATGAAGCCAGAATATAAAAAATTAGTCACCACTGCTGCATGGGCGGCGACTATAGTTGCGAGTTTACTGCTTGTAGTCAAAATCATGGCGTGGTGGAAGACCGGCTCTGTGAGCTTGCTTGCATCTTTGATCGATTCTTTATTAGATATTGCAGCATCAACTGTGAACCTGTTGGTTTTGAGATACGCTTTGCAACCAGCAGACAGTGAACATACGTTTGGGCACGGGAAGGCCGAATCACTAGCCGCTCTCGCGCAAGCTATGTTTATTTCAGGCTCCGCCTTCTTCTTAATACTAAATGGTGTAGATCGCTTCTTTCGGCCAGAAGCCTTAAAGCAACCAGAGATGGGGATCTACGTCAGTTTATTTGCGATAGCCGTGACCTTTGTCTTGGTGCAGTTTCAAAAGTATGTAGTCGCGAAAACAGGTAGTCAGGCTATTGCCGCCGACTCGCTGCACTACCAAAGTGATCTGTATATGAATATGGCTATTTTATTAGCGATAGGACTGAGTATGTATGGTTTAGGCCAAGCCGATGCCGTATTTGCGATAGGCATAGGGGTTTTTATTCTAGTTAGTGCTTTTAAGATGGTTCATACCGCGATTCAGACACTACTAGATAGGCAACTGCCTGAAGAGGAACTACAACAGATTCGGGAAGCAGTGAATGCTGTAGAGGGTGTAGAGGGTGTAGAGGGTATGCATCAATTGAGAACCAGAATGTCTGGACCAACTCGCTTTATACAGCTTCATCTTGAGTTAGATGATCATCTACCTTTAATTGAGGCGCATAGAATCGCAGACATGGTAGAAGATAAACTCGAGGAGTGCTTTCCTGGTAGTGATGTATTTGTACATCAAGACCCAGCGTCATTGCTAAATGATAAAGAGCTACATCAGAAGCAACAACCGTGGTAG
- a CDS encoding CpxP family protein → MTISKKWLVTALVLPLAFGATNVMAKGGEKGNKGGHGCDVEMSKQAFKKLDLTDAQKAELKTIRQDEKASKMNNGSQKREQMQAYRQKERDLVLAADFNEQQAQSLAQEMVAQRTERQVEKLRTQHRMMSVLTAEQKQKLTEMQDKRMQKCQQKMQKKMEKKQANNG, encoded by the coding sequence TGGTTCTTCCACTGGCTTTTGGCGCAACGAATGTCATGGCTAAGGGCGGAGAAAAAGGTAATAAGGGTGGACACGGTTGCGATGTTGAGATGTCGAAACAAGCTTTCAAGAAGCTTGATCTTACCGATGCCCAAAAAGCCGAGCTTAAGACTATTCGTCAAGATGAGAAGGCATCTAAAATGAACAATGGCTCACAAAAGCGTGAGCAGATGCAGGCATACCGTCAAAAGGAGCGCGATTTGGTGCTAGCGGCTGACTTCAATGAGCAGCAGGCACAAAGTTTAGCTCAAGAAATGGTGGCACAACGTACCGAGCGTCAGGTTGAAAAACTGCGTACTCAGCATCGAATGATGAGCGTGCTTACCGCTGAGCAAAAGCAAAAGCTAACTGAGATGCAAGATAAGCGCATGCAAAAGTGTCAGCAAAAAATGCAAAAGAAAATGGAAAAAAAACAAGCTAACAACGGCTAG
- a CDS encoding DUF5363 domain-containing protein has translation MMNWLRKLIKRYDKWCVSMGLTPEQKRSCVPYRTDPQTKKQNSTTD, from the coding sequence ATGATGAATTGGCTACGCAAACTAATTAAACGCTATGACAAATGGTGTGTTTCTATGGGGCTTACTCCTGAACAAAAACGCAGCTGCGTGCCTTATCGGACGGATCCCCAAACTAAAAAACAAAACAGCACTACCGACTAA